The bacterium genome window below encodes:
- a CDS encoding TolC family protein, with protein MFIALLLLLLLPLQAVAGDKILTLDEAIQEVLIVNQDVRAAGYRTEAAKARIPQAKALDDPMVGVMFEDVPFGDNVTHGEQINYRIEQKLPFPGKRHVRGKAARFDAEAAAANASGRVRDVLLDLKRTYYEVYRIERSLEVNRENQALLRQFLGSTETAYAAGKTTAANPLKAQVELSQLKNQEILLHQEHQTHMAHLTAILNRTDHEDLRLPSRLSWPRLKATLEDIEAMAVESRPELKELRAAEKRDRARVTSAKQGLIPDFALGFEYNQRPNREDAWTGTAMINLPVFFWSKNRGEIREAKASLQAAKAEHDSMEIHTRHELEQAYSGVTASQKVVASYEREILPQAKTTLEAARTAYASGDVDFLTLIDAARTYRDLKTSYYESQARLGMTFAELERLVGRDL; from the coding sequence ATGTTTATTGCCTTACTCTTGCTCCTCCTGCTGCCTTTACAGGCGGTCGCAGGAGACAAAATCCTCACTCTGGATGAGGCGATCCAGGAGGTTTTGATCGTCAATCAGGATGTTCGCGCCGCCGGCTACCGGACCGAGGCGGCCAAGGCCCGCATTCCCCAGGCCAAGGCGCTCGACGACCCGATGGTGGGGGTGATGTTCGAGGACGTCCCGTTCGGCGACAACGTCACCCATGGCGAGCAAATCAACTACCGGATCGAGCAGAAGCTCCCCTTTCCGGGCAAACGGCACGTGCGGGGCAAGGCCGCGCGCTTCGACGCCGAAGCGGCGGCGGCGAACGCCTCAGGCCGCGTTCGCGACGTCCTTCTCGATCTCAAAAGGACCTATTACGAGGTCTACCGGATCGAACGGAGCCTCGAGGTCAACCGCGAGAACCAGGCCCTTCTGCGGCAATTCCTGGGCTCGACGGAAACCGCCTACGCCGCGGGAAAGACTACGGCGGCCAATCCCCTCAAGGCCCAGGTGGAGCTCTCACAGTTGAAGAACCAGGAGATCCTCTTGCACCAGGAACACCAGACGCACATGGCCCACCTGACGGCGATCCTGAACCGCACCGACCACGAAGATCTCCGGCTACCGTCCCGTCTCTCATGGCCACGGTTGAAGGCGACTCTCGAGGACATCGAGGCGATGGCCGTGGAATCGCGCCCGGAGTTGAAGGAACTCCGCGCCGCAGAAAAACGCGACCGCGCGCGGGTCACCTCCGCCAAGCAAGGTCTCATTCCCGATTTTGCACTCGGCTTCGAGTACAATCAGCGCCCGAACCGGGAGGACGCCTGGACGGGGACCGCGATGATCAACCTCCCCGTCTTTTTCTGGAGCAAGAACCGGGGCGAAATCCGCGAGGCGAAGGCCTCGCTCCAGGCCGCCAAGGCGGAGCACGATTCGATGGAGATCCACACGCGGCACGAGCTCGAGCAGGCCTACTCCGGCGTTACGGCCTCGCAGAAGGTGGTGGCGAGCTACGAGCGCGAGATCCTGCCGCAGGCAAAGACGACCCTGGAGGCCGCGCGGACGGCCTACGCCTCGGGAGACGTGGATTTTCTCACCCTGATCGACGCGGCGCGGACCTATCGCGATCTCAAAACGTCCTATTACGAAAGCCAGGCCCGGCTCGGCATGACGTTCGCCGAACTGGAACGACTGGTGGGGAGAGATTTATGA
- a CDS encoding efflux RND transporter periplasmic adaptor subunit, whose translation MNAKNIILAAALFGIAASAVFGLSSCAKSGQHEKDPDTAYYTCPMHHQIHMDHPGQCPICGMDLVRVDPKKGGGGPQSGITIPGDQQQLIGLRTEAAVKKRAVQEIRTVGRVAFDPDLAVAQREYLEIVKSVPALKDAARSNLRLKGMSEEEIRGLERKGASTNLYLPQTGDSVWVYATLYQDEANLVTPGLEAEVSLPSGPDEKFIGTIRAIDPVVNPITRSARARIEIPAGGGRLRPDTYVDVSLKVDLGEAILIPKSAVIDTGVRKVAFVVRDGTNFQPRDIKTGPEAGDNVVVNEGIAEGEKVVASAAFMVDSESQLKAAVASAPGCPEGQSWDQGMSMCMPTPGK comes from the coding sequence ATGAATGCGAAAAATATCATCCTGGCGGCCGCCCTCTTCGGCATCGCCGCGAGCGCAGTCTTCGGCCTTTCGTCGTGCGCCAAGTCCGGACAGCACGAGAAGGACCCCGACACCGCCTATTACACCTGCCCGATGCACCATCAGATTCACATGGATCACCCGGGCCAGTGCCCGATCTGCGGGATGGATCTGGTCAGAGTTGATCCGAAGAAAGGCGGAGGCGGACCGCAATCAGGCATCACCATCCCAGGCGATCAACAACAACTCATCGGCCTCAGGACGGAGGCGGCGGTCAAGAAGCGCGCCGTACAGGAGATCCGAACCGTCGGCCGCGTCGCCTTCGATCCGGATTTGGCCGTGGCCCAGCGTGAGTACCTGGAAATCGTCAAGAGCGTCCCCGCGCTTAAAGACGCGGCGAGGTCCAACCTGAGGTTGAAAGGGATGTCGGAGGAGGAGATCCGTGGTCTGGAACGCAAGGGCGCCTCCACGAACCTCTATCTCCCCCAGACGGGCGATTCCGTCTGGGTCTATGCGACCCTCTACCAGGATGAGGCGAACCTTGTGACGCCAGGGCTTGAGGCGGAGGTCTCCCTTCCCTCGGGCCCGGATGAGAAATTCATCGGGACAATTCGAGCGATCGACCCCGTCGTCAATCCGATCACACGATCGGCCCGTGCGCGCATTGAGATCCCGGCCGGAGGCGGCCGATTGCGGCCGGACACCTATGTGGACGTCTCGCTCAAGGTCGATCTCGGCGAGGCGATCCTGATCCCCAAGTCCGCGGTGATCGACACGGGGGTCCGGAAGGTCGCCTTCGTGGTGCGTGACGGAACGAATTTTCAACCGCGCGATATCAAGACAGGTCCCGAGGCCGGCGACAACGTGGTCGTGAACGAGGGAATCGCCGAGGGAGAGAAGGTCGTCGCCAGCGCCGCCTTCATGGTGGATTCGGAATCGCAGTTAAAGGCGGCCGTCGCCTCGGCCCCGGGATGCCCGGAGGGACAGTCCTGGGATCAAGGGATGTCGATGTGCATGCCGACACCGGGGAAATAG